From Corvus moneduloides isolate bCorMon1 chromosome 9, bCorMon1.pri, whole genome shotgun sequence:
ATTTCTTATATTTAAATCTAAGTATCATAATTATAACCCCACCCTGCAGTGCAACACACAAACCTACTGCCTCATTAGCATGAACCCTAATGAACTTGAAGTCAGGAATTCCATCCACAGATTCCAAGTGCAAAACCTCAAAAGCTTTTacaaacacaaaggaaacatttctaaattatttaaatgtgaaaatatatATACTCTTAATATACCCTAAAACATCTCTCTCTCATTCAAGCCAAGAACATCACAATTGTCAGAGGAAGCAAAAAGTCACACATAGCAGATACAGCAAACTGCTGGTAAGAAAATATGAATACAGATGATTCTTCTTTCTTGATAACCCAATCTCTCAGGTCTCTCAAAATTGTTACATAaattcaaaataagaaaattccAAGCCAATTTTAACTAcaatttttatgtttgtttgggACCAAACATCTAGTAATTTAAATGGGAGAACcgatttaaaaactaaatagATGTAATAGATATGTTTTAGCAAATTGACATTTGCCTTCTCCTGTCTCAAGACTTTCCCACTGAGAACTTCAAGTAAAATTACTAGATGGGAGTAACAGAATATTTGAACAGTTTTAGCAACAAATAACAGAATTTATGGAGCTTTAGAAGTAAGCAATTTCCATTTCCCAAatactttacagaaaaaaattcagttctgcCTGAAATTACTACCCCCAGCAAGAAGCATCCAATCTCAACTACTTCTGCAATGCCAGAAAAATAGCTCTAAATACCAACTTTTGTACACCAGATATCACTGCTTTAAGCAGACAGACTGCAGTGCCTCTTCTGAGATCTTTGAACTTCAGGAGGCCACAGCATTCCTCAAGTCCCACCAGCAGATTGGTTTGCCAATGGGATCCCACTGTGTGCTTTTACCAGTCCATGAAGGGGATTCCCCCCTTGAATAGGTTACATTATTCTAAGGAACAAAACCAGGTACAGTAGCACAGCAATCAGCCAAAGAGGACACATTAAACAACAGTGATTACAGCCCAGTGTGCAAATACCTTGAATGCAGTCACATGTTCCCCAACACTTTCGACCACCCCAGCCACATCCGAGCCAGGAGTGTAGGGCAAAGCCGGTTTCCTGGCGTAAGTCCCAGAGCGAATGTATGTCTCGACAGGATTTACCCCACAGGCAAGGACTTTAATTAAGATCTAAAAGAAAAGACACTTCTTAAGCAATAACTAAAAAGATTTAGCCCTTGAATTCACAGCACAGCATTGTAGCACTTTTACTGAACTCTCAAACAGCCTCTGTGACAACCCAGTGTCAAACTGAAGCTAATTTCAGGAAAATCTTGGTGTGGAATACATGGCCCACCAAAGAGTAAAGAGCCCACATTTGTTAAGCATGATATCTCAAGTAGTGTGAACACACTGATCAAAACTCACCTACTCTAGGTGTAGTGTTCTGGGGTGTATTCCTCATACTGTCCTGCAGGCACCTGTTAACATTCATTATCGCTATATCCCTTCACAGAGCTCACATATACCTGGTTTTCTTTTGGAACAGGAACTAACACATCTGACTGGAGTTTAAGCACTTCAGGGCCACCAAATTCAAACACTCGGACCGCTCTCATCACACTCCTGGTGGCTGCCATGGCGACCAGAggatctgggaaaaaaaccaatgtGATCCCTGGTAGCTGTTCAGGTCACGGGGAGCCTGAGCCACCAAGACATGCCCTGCGGACACCGCGCGGAACACGGCACACACCGCGGGGCCGAAGTGCGGGTCGATCTTGTCATAAGGAGCCGAACCAGAGGGAGGGGAGTGAGCCGGGGCAACGGAAGGCCCCGAGCTGCCCTGGGCCTCCCCGCTCGGAGCACCTTCCGGGATCCCGGGCACGAGGAGGACGGGAAACACAGCCAGGGCCCCGTGGCCAGCGGGGCTACTGCCGGGTAAGGAGCGCCACGACGCGGCCCCGCCACGACGCGGCACGGCGGACGCGCCCCGTGACCCGCTCCAGCGCCAGGCCCCGCCCACGAACCCACCCCGCGTCCCGGAGGCGCTCCTTGCGATCAGGCCCCGCCCCAGTGGCCGTCGCCGCCTGAGGACTGGCCGTGTCTGCCGTGGCTGTGGAGCCCGGCACAAGCGGCGcagagccgccgccgccgccgccttcccgtcccgtcccgtcccccCGGGGGAGCGCCGAGGAGCCCCGTGCCCCCCGCCTACCTGCGGAGCGCCGCTGCCCCCGCGGCGGAGGGCGGAGGTGGACCTGGGCGGGGCCGATCTTcgccccgccccgccgtgccccgccccgccccgccgtgctccgccccgccgtgcccctccccgccgtgccccgccccgccccgccgtgcTCCGCCCCGCCGTGCTCCGCCCCGCCGTGCCCctccccgccgtgccccgccccgccccgccgtgccccgccGTGCCCCGTCCCGCCGtgctccgccccgccccgctccgctccgccccgccgtgccccgTCCCGCCGtgctccgccccgccccgccccgctccgctccgccccgccgtgccccgTCCCGCCgtgccccgccccgccccgctgctCGGCCGCGCGCGGACGTTTGGCCCTCGTGGACCCCCGTACCCCCGCGATGGCGGCGTTCGCGCGGCGCAAGGCGCAGCGGCTCGCGCGGCCCGATCCCAGCCGGAAGCGCGCGCTAGACGCGCGCGCCGCGGGGCTCGTGCGGCTCCTGAACGCTCGCGAGCGGTTCTGCACCACGAGCTCGTGCGACGGGAGGGTCGTCCTGGCGGTGGGTCCGGGATATCGGGATGGGGACCGGGATGGGCGTCCTGGCGGTGGGTCCGGGATATCGGGATGGGGACCGGGATGGGCGTCCTGGCGGTGGGTCCGGGATATCGGGATGGCGACCCCGGGATGGGCGTCCTGGCGGTGGGTCCGGGATATCGGGATGGCGACCCCGGGATGGGCGTCCTGGCGGTGGGTCCGGGACTCCGGGATGGGGATCCCGGGATGGGCGTCCTGGCGGTGGGTCCGGGACTCCGGGATGGGGATCCCGGGATGGGCGTCCTGGCGGTGGGTCCGGGACTCCGGGATGGGGATCCCGGGATGGGCGTCCTGGCGGTGGGTCCGGGACTCCGGGATGGGGATCCCGGGATGGGCGTCCTGGCGGTGGGTCCGGGATCCCGGGATGGGGACCCCGGGATGGGCGTCCTGGGGAATGGTTGCCGGGGTGCCGGGATGGGGGTCCCGCCACTCCCGCGGATTTTGCTGGCACGGGGCTGCGGTTCTGGAGCTCCCGCTGTTCCCGGTGCTTCCTTGGCCATAGCCCAGTTCTTCAGTGAGTTGCCGAGACTCCAGCCCGCTGCTGCCGGAGCTCAGCCCCGGAGCTCAGCCGGACTGAGCGCACGGGCGGGCACAGATCAGTCGCGGCGTGAGTGGGTTCTTGGTTCAAGGTGACgctctttattttcaaaaccagCTTTGTAGCAGCACCATATCAAACCTCACCGAGCTGCGGAGCCATTTTAATGGTTTCTGTCCATCCCTAGGACACGGACGGCACGGGGATCCAGAAGAAGAACTGCACGTGGCTCCTGGTAACGCATGACCCGTGTGTCAAAGGCGATGTGGTAAGGGCACAGTGTAATACagcttttatatttatttattgaaatgTTCCTGGTGTCATGCAAAACACATCGTGTGAAAGGATTTTTATTCCTGCTACTGAGATGAATTGATAACTCTACTCtcaaaattaacttttctttaGATGTGTTGCCTAATAAATTCTTCAGACCCGTTTTGAAGAGAATGCTTTTATGCTCAATATCAGATTCTCTGCATAGTTATAATTGCAGCTGATATAATTGCACCAGAaacttaaataatttcttactgTCTGGAGtcatttttaaaactcttgatttaaaaaaagccttgagCCTGGCTTGCTGTGCTAGCACACAGACACCTGAAAGTGGTGTAGCAGGGAATCTCTTATACTGCACTGTTAATTTAGTAACATTAAATCCCCTGAAATTAAAAGCATCTGTAGTGcgatgtttttcatttttagtgtGCTTTCAAAATAATCTACTCTTTGCATATATTGCTTTGTCCCACAGAAGAAGCAGTTGCAAGGTCAACATTTTCTCACTGAATTCATAGTTCACTTTACCATACATACACATTCTCACACATGCACAAAAGTCTCCTCCggaatatttgttttcattagtATTTGTTCTAGCAAAGCAAAGCTTGCTGaaattttcatcagaaaattTCAGACCAAGAAGGATGCAGTAAGGTGTTGTTAACTCATGCAAGAGGAAATATACTGATTTTTCCTGTTCCCTGTAACAGGtagatgggatttttttttttttatgcatgaATTGCAAGtgcaaaaaaatctttgttaaATTTTTAAACTGCTGTAACTTATGATAAAGCTTTGCTAGTATTTGCAGTATTCAGGAAATGAGAAGGGAAGTCAGGAtcctgtgtgctctgtgttgTGCTTTTCAGCTTCCTGTGTAACTTCAACCATACAAACACAGgatgttttctttgtaattgATTTTTATCCCTTTATGCTCCCACTGCTAGGAGAAAAGCCTCATGTATTGCACTTGATCACCAGTCCAGTGTATCTTAGGAGTGAGGTGTTATCCCCACTTAATAGAAAATTGCTTTCAGTATTTGATTGAGTTAGcaggaaattaattatttagctTCAGTAAGACAAAAAActgttactgaaaatatttttttcattaataagcTTTTTGAGGACTCAGGTGAGACAGGTTCCCAGCAGGGTTAACACACATGGATGATTTTGGTCAGAGTGATGTTCATAACTGGTTGTGTCCTTGATGAAAGGCTGCCTCAGGGTATGTGCTGGATTCCTGAGCCTTCCCAGAAACACACAAACCCCTTGGAATACCCTTTCTGATCCCCCAGGGTGGGTCACAGCTCATGTGTGCTCTGGCACAGCAcctgcccagctcagctccacagcATGTGCCAGCCGAGGGGTAGAGCAGGACAGTGTGGCTCAGAGGTGGGGAAGTGTCTGGAAGGGGTCACAGAAACACATCTGAGAAGGAAACACGTGCCCGTGGCCAGCcccagtggctgctgcctgtgtgtgtccctgctgccagggggGCCAGGGAGCACGTGGTGTCCTCATGCTCAGAGCTGGGGGACGCTGTGAGCCCCGGGCATGCTGGACAGGGCAGCACTGGGTCAGCACAGCCCGTTCTCTGACCCAGGGGAACCCTAAATAAGTCAGCTCAGGTGTTCCGGTACAGCACTGCATTGTGCCACATCAGCACTCCTGTTCCTCACCAGTTGAGCTTTCCTGGGAATGTCTTACATCTGTCTCACACAGTGCAGACCTAGCCAGACAGAAAGCCTGCTTCTAGCTGGGAACAGGAACACTGACAGGGGAGATGCTGCATAAATGCAACTAAATACTTCTCAGTAAAGGAGAGACCTTTACCGCTGTGTAAAAGAAAGACCAGAATGTTACTTTGGCAGTTTTATGTTATCATGTATTAAAAAAGCCTTTGAATTTTACTATTTCCTGAAGATTTTATTGTCTATTTTTATCCTACGAGAAGGATGAGAAGGGCTAGACAAAAGAACAGAGTAtggaaaaacagctgaaatttaTGAAGTTATCACAGCAAaatttttagtgctgtgaatTAAGCAGATGAAGGCAAACAAGAAGGGGGCAAATAGTGCTTATGACAAAACAGTCATACAATGAGATAAGTAGTGTAACTGCCTCAAAGTGACCTTTCTGAATGGAAGAAAGTATTCCCAGCCCTTAAGGTTTCTCTTTTTGAAGATAGCACCGAAAAGCAGATGAACTGTCCTCATAAGCTGTGCAAGATGTCAGACAGCTGTCTGCACACTCACAGATCCAGGAAAAACTGCCACTACCATCTCAGTGTTCTGGCAGAACTGATGGGTCTGAAAGGGATTGCTTCAAATTTTATAATTATAgttacttctgtttttcttgtcttgTGGGTTTACACCTCTGATTTCAAcctctgaatttatttttataactcTCATATAGTAGGCTATGCATTGGTATTTAAACAAGGATTAAAGTATGGTCAAGTATGTTAGGGTGTGGATTTAATCTGCTGAACCACAGGAAGTTTTCTGAAGCTGAGGGATGTCCTTCAGCAACTAAATGCCTTTGATTCTAAAAAacagtttaaggaaaaaaaacaaacctcaaatTTCACCTGATTGAAGCAGAACAGTCATCATCCCTCGCTGGACTTACAGTGTCTCTTGGTTTGGATGTAtgaaggaaaaactgggaaGGATGAAACACAGTTTTTAATGTCTGTCTTGCCATAAATTTTTATCAAACCCAGTTTAGCAAACAGAATCGTGGAAATCCACATCATGAGCAAAGAAAACTCAAGAGCAATTGATCAAACCTGGCTGCTTGGGACTTGTTTGCTCCATTTCTTATGCGTGTTTCACACACAGACTAGctccttttggggtttttgggggtttttttggcaatAACAGTGTGCACTTACAGTggtaatataaatattttggtgTATTTTCCAGATGACAGCACTAGAGAAAGCCACTGGTGATGTTGTGTTCAAGTTTGAACCATTTGTTCTTCATGTGCTGTGTCAGGAACTGCAGGATGCACAGATGCTGGTAAAATGTCAAGTACAAAATGTGGCGTTGTTCTGTTACATTCCTGCCTGTAAAAGTATTGGCTCCTGGGTAAGCAGTTGCACTTAGAAACAGTCCCAGGTGTGCTGTGTTTAATAATTAGGGTAGTAAAGTAAGTTGATGAAAAAACACAGCATTAAAGGTGGTGAGGGAATGACTTGCCTGCAATTCAGCATTCGAGCTGAAGCAGACTGCCCTGTGAAACACTACCTGAGGGGCCTGGGCTGCTCTCACTGGCTGAAAGGGATGGATTTTAGATGTTACCAGCCATGAATTGAATGATGCCTTtgccttctgcttttccagtaTGACTGCAGAGAGCAATGAGTGCAGTGCTGGGCTTGTTTCATCATTAGTGCAGAAGAGCTGAGGAGCTCACTGCGGAGTGCAGCTGCACTCACAGCTATAAACATGTGGCACGACTGTCTGTGAAGTTCCAGCTCATTGGGATAAAATAGTTCAGTGCCTAGAGAGATGTTACATCCCTTCTGCACTGATGGGTTCAGACAATCAGGATCCACCGTGGGTCTTCGAAAACCACCCACAATTTGTGGGTTTGatcttaaaaaatgttttactgtaATAAACCTGTGTAGATGGTTTTGAGTAAGTTTTTTGCAAAACCAAGATTGTATGTTGCATCACAACCcatccataaatattttttgctgtgGAACTGTACAAGACCTgtttaagcttttattttttctgcagcattcaGTGGCTGTTGACTCTGGGTTCAGGAACTCTGGTATTACAGttggcagaggaggaaaaattacAATGGTAAGGACTCTGCTACTTTAAAGGGTCTCATTGTTAACCTTGATTTTTGTATGAGCCGGGACCTGACTGGTGCTTAACAGCTGTCACAGGGCGTGCTATAGCAAAGAAATAACTGGCTGCTTTAGGTGACAGCAACCTAACTAATTGTATGGATAAGCAGGTTTTTTGC
This genomic window contains:
- the TYW3 gene encoding tRNA wybutosine-synthesizing protein 3 homolog, giving the protein MAAFARRKAQRLARPDPSRKRALDARAAGLVRLLNARERFCTTSSCDGRVVLADTDGTGIQKKNCTWLLVTHDPCVKGDVMTALEKATGDVVFKFEPFVLHVLCQELQDAQMLHSVAVDSGFRNSGITVGRGGKITMAVRSTHCLEVPLSHKGRLMVSEEYIEFLVRVANQKMEENIRRIDRFHKGLELALEAAVPADTLSPEGPEKSHSVYVHRRKRRTAQEQANLSGELKPQDDTESSLDLFAEIMI